TTGTGCATCTGTGAGCAAGATAAATCAGCCCCGCCATTGATTAGCGACTGTAGCTCTGAGGGTAATGTCTGATAACGTGCGTCTATCGATTGCAGCCGCTATGCTTGGCCCGCAACCACAGGGACGCCGCTATGACGCTTACAGAGTTACGCTACATCGTTACCCTCGCCCAAGAGCAGCACTTCGGTCACGCCGCTGAGCGTTGCCACGTCAGCCAGCCGACCTTGTCGGTGGGTGTGAAAAAACTGGAAGACGAACTCGGTGTGCTGATTTTCGAGCGCAGCAAAAGCGCCGTGCGTGTGACTCCGGTGGGTGAAGCCATCGTGGCCCAGGCCCAAAAAGTGCTGGAGCAGGCCCAAGGCATTCGCGAACTGGCCCAGGCCGGCAAGAACCAGCTGACTGCCCCGCTCAAAGTGGGTGCGATCTACACGGTGGGCCCGTACCTGTTCCCGCATCTGATCCCGCAACTGCACCGGGTTGCCCCGCAGATGCCGTTGTATATCGAAGAAAACTTCACCCACGTGCTGCGCGACAAACTGCGCAACGGCGAGCTGGATGCGATCATCATCGCCCTGCCGTTTCAGGAAGCAGACGTGCTGACCCTGCCGCTGTACGACGAGCCGTTCTACGTGCTGATGCCGAGCGAGCATCCGTGGACCCAAAAAGAAACCATCGACGCCGCGCTGCTCAACGACAAGAGTTTGCTGTTGCTGGGTGAAGGGCACTGCTTCCGCGATCAGGTGCTTGAAGCCTGCCCGACAGTGGCCAAAGGCAATGATGGCGCCATGCATACCACGGTTGAATCCAGCTCGCTGGAAACCATCCGTCACATGGTGGCGTC
This genomic stretch from Pseudomonas deceptionensis harbors:
- a CDS encoding hydrogen peroxide-inducible genes activator yields the protein MTLTELRYIVTLAQEQHFGHAAERCHVSQPTLSVGVKKLEDELGVLIFERSKSAVRVTPVGEAIVAQAQKVLEQAQGIRELAQAGKNQLTAPLKVGAIYTVGPYLFPHLIPQLHRVAPQMPLYIEENFTHVLRDKLRNGELDAIIIALPFQEADVLTLPLYDEPFYVLMPSEHPWTQKETIDAALLNDKSLLLLGEGHCFRDQVLEACPTVAKGNDGAMHTTVESSSLETIRHMVASGLGISILPLSAVDSHHYAPGILAVRPLTPPVPFRTVAIAWRASFPRPKAIEILADSIRLCSVAKPPAAK